In the genome of Rhodamnia argentea isolate NSW1041297 chromosome 3, ASM2092103v1, whole genome shotgun sequence, one region contains:
- the LOC115743146 gene encoding uncharacterized protein LOC115743146 isoform X2, which produces MDTAESGGSAAAVVNSLSDSFRRVPRAAIPPLLDCILASTGMPSSLLLNSLLDSFDDFSKDVIKDGENMDSEGHNYIASLVCALCHLLKKCGVTHDVLRSYVWRVFIPLMKMVHAFDCEIQNQIVDSFLEVVTEANAWRVVEVTLVPFLLKSISLSIGMSQKPGSHGVEWRTCSTHDDYNVTKLVIDDEKKLSCSGSLTLPLLCHILAQLFNAALQNAQASLKSEMNLENECHEEKFTGALLYDLCNVAEQLLLLSSEHRSCAILLLLPIIFKAFLTYSCLKISVHGDMCILSRRLFSEKIWKCCRTLFFLGYLERRDAYRVLSLYLSFSACTEKSGHGDTDGEDREFDIRGEKEFWDEMKRGLVDKEGFLRKQSLHILKIALGTNGVDQNCFGGLDKNSCDKQSDTRSLTKREQWAVKEARSLGIGKECNLSESLPDSRWKWEAFLLLYEMLEEYGTHLVEAAWNHQVSSLLHFCGSHYNSGNSGNSGNEAPGCNVVSGEFPNWLSVLWERGFSHDNPQVRCLIMESFLSIHWENYGSCAKALPQSFVLGPFMQGLNDPVHHKNFGLKGAYSSVAIEGATKFLYQYIGHLNARTQMEFLRNLSSLAKQQSFGRAGLMALSECIASAACRIVVDEKCKSESPENGSLDKDQVEHFEEDLPHSDGADILDVLRYVVESCKQHFNPNYRLQVCGKILEAAASVVYSGAVPLEMLLHFISTFPREFIDVGGPLHMKIKEWLFGSPRTVILNSLLDFPRRFINSCHSLGTAFTCDDEELAAWEYEARRWAMVLFLVANDENQLETVLMFIKTHGIDICNQSNNSNWLALKYLILLLSLILELQELQGKTAEVNSNFGIKSTPFPLDTVDPLNNRNTLEEYRKFLCFFLSILEDLVAYAKMSCSIFWSSCEVADVDLPGSVRGKLGGPSQRRLSSSITTAVLQAITSVKAVASISLWCAQMRTEASLNICFDFLWDFLRRTLSASACNSKTGAELYIAAYEALASALRTLVSAFSPLILNIIWRKDLTHVPLSEEEQLLDSLVITFLHKINTILGLGFLTRTRRAVLINWKWRCLESLLSMPYHACKDGVQVKGREFFFSDDVLGQILVDLVGSLENAAEDSVLPMLRSLRLVLGLFASSRLDSAVSPSVGVDTQMMWQLVRSSWVLHVSCKKRRVAAISALLSSVLHPSLFKDESMHVTESGCGPLKWFVEMVLEEGTKSPRTIRLAALHLTGVWLSNPTTLKYYIKELKLLSLHGSVAFDEDFESEMTDNNDAKLEVSLLANSPDAELTEAFINTELYARVSVAALFCKLADLAEKVGSTEANADCRAALDAGKLFLLELLDAVVNEKDLAKELYKKYSAIHRRKIRAWQMICALTRFVSLDIVGQVTGSLHICLYRNNLPAVRQYLETFAINVYLKFPSLVRKQLVPILRDHNARPQALSSYVFIAANILLHAFNDVQLRHLEDLLPPIIPLLTSHHHSLRGFTQLLVYKVLQKLFPAAGRGASECVPLEKKCFEDLQEYLTNNHDCARLRSSMEGYLDAYDPKVSATPSGIFVNRVEELEFECVPMSLMEQVLDFLNDVRGDLRCSMAKDLVAIKNESLRIDEDSNHQEVSSSTNNDFFLGQPPGDALTNFQKKFTLAKHDKQDALVSSFLCLDETNKLLSEMEQEDHLVNYMFPTRIETMDKNRASRQNIILVASLLDRIPNLAGLARTCEVFKASGLAIADANITRDKQFQLISVTAEKWVPIIEVPVRSLKGFLDKKKREGFSVVGLEQTANSVPLDQYAFPTNTVLVLGREKEGIPVDIIHILDACIEIPQLGVVRSLNVHVSGAIALWEYTRQQRSK; this is translated from the exons AACTCATGATGATTATAATGTAACAAAGTTAGTAATTGACGATGAAAAGAAGCTTTCATGCTCTGGGTCTCTTACATTACCCTTATTGTGTCACATTCTTGCTCAACTATTTAATGCTGCTCTACAAAATGCGCAAGCATCCCTAAAGTCCGAAATGAATTTGGAAAATGAGTGTCATGAAGAGAAGTTCACCGGTGCTTTGCTGTACGATCTTTGCAATGTGGCTGAGCAATTGCTTCTGCTAAGCTCCGAACATCGGTCTTGTGCGATTCTACTCTTGCTCCCCATcattttcaaagcatttttGACTTACAGCTGCTTGAAGATCTCAGTTCATGGGGACATGTGTATACTTTCCAG GAGGCTTTTCtctgaaaaaatttggaagTGTTGCAGAACACTGTTTTTTCTTGGATATTTAGAGAGAAGAGATGCCTACCGTGTCCTCTctctttatttgtctttttctgCATGTACAGAGAAAAGTGGTCATGGTGACACCGATGGTGAAGACAGAGAATTTGATATCCGGGGCGAAAAAGAATTTTGGGATGAAATGAAAAGAGGCTTG GTTGATAAGGAAGGTTTTTTGAGGAAACAGTCATTACATATATTGAAGATCGCCCTAGGAACGAATGGGGTGGACCAGAATTGTTTTGGTGGTTTAGATAAAAATTCATGTGATAAGCAGTCTGATACTCGATCTCTGACAAAGCGGGAGCAATGGGCTGTTAAGGAAGCCAGGTCACTAGGCATAGGGAAAGAGTGCAATTTATCTGAATCTCTACCTGATAGTAGGTGGAAGTGGGAGGCATTCTTGCTGCTTTATGAGATGCTCGAAGAATATGGTACTCACTTGGTTGAAGCAGCTTGGAATCACCAG GTATCCTCGTTGCTTCATTTTTGTGGCTCACATTATAATTCTGGCAATTCTGGCAATTCTGGCAATGAAGCTCCTGGTTGTAACGTTGTTTCTGGCGAATTCCCTAACTGGTTGTCAGTCTTGTGGGAAAGGGGTTTCTCTCATGATAATCCTCAAG TTAGATGCCTGATAATGGAGTCATTTTTGAGCATCCACTGGGAGAACTACGGAAGCTGTGCTAAAGCTCTACCTCAATCTTTTGTTCTTGGTCCATTTATGCAAGGGTTGAATGACCCTGTGCACCACAAGAATTTTG GCTTAAAAGGAGCTTATTCTTCAGTTGCAATCGAAGGTGCTACAAAGTTTCTATACCAATATATCGGTCACCTGAATGCGAG GACACAGATGGAATTTCTGAGGAATCTATCTTCTCTTGCTAAGCAACAATCTTTTGGTAGAGCTGGATTGATGGCCCTTTCTGAATGCATTGCTTCAGCAGCTTGTAGAATTGTAGTGGATGAGAAGTGCAAATCAGAGTCACCTGAAAATGGTTCCCTTGACAAGGATCAAGTGGAACACTTTGAAGAGGATTTGCCTCACTCCGATGGAGCAGACATTCTGGATGTTCTGAGATATGTTGTTGAAAGCTGCAAACAACATTTTAATCCAAATTATCGTCTTCAAG TTTGTGGGAAGATCCTCGAAGCTGCTGCCTCAGTGGTGTATTCTGGTGCTGTGCCTCTTGAGATGCTTCTGCACTTTATTTCTACGTTTCCTCGGGAATTCATTGATGTTGGTG gtCCCTTgcacatgaaaataaaagaatggcTATTTGGTTCTCCTAGGACGGTGATTTTAAATAGTCTTCTAGACTTCCCTAGAAGGTTCATAAATTCTTGTCATTCTCTTGGTACTGCGTTTACTTGTGATGATGAGGAACTTGCCGCTTGGGAATATGAAGCAAGACGGTGGGCTATGGTGCTTTTTCTTGTTGCAAATGATGAAAACCAGTTGGAGACAGTATTGATG TTCATCAAAACTCATGGCATTGACATATGTAACCAAAGCAATAATTCCAATTGGCTTGCTCTGAAGTATCTCATCCTTCTATTAAGCCTGATTCTGGAGCTTCAAGAGTTGCAGGGAAAAACTGCTGAAGTCAACAGCAATTTTGGAATAAAATCTACACCTTTTCCTCTTGATACAGTGGATCCATTGAATAATAGAAACACTTTGGAGGAATATAGAAAGTTTCTCTGCTTTTTCCTCTCTATTCTG GAGGATTTGGTTGCATATGCTAAGATGTCTTGTTCAATATTCTGGTCTAGCTGTGAGGTAGCGGACGTGGACCTGCCTGGTTCTGTGCGGGGAAAGCTTGGAGGTCCTAGTCAACGCCGCTTGTCATCTTCCATCACTACTGCAGTGCTGCAGGCT ATAACGTCTGTCAAGGCTGTTGCTTCTATATCTTTGTGGTGTGCACAGATGAGGACTGAAGCTTCACTAAATATTTGTTTTGACTTTCTGTGGGATTTTTTGCGGAGAACTTTATCAGCTTCAGCTTGTAATTCAAAG ACTGGGGCAGAACTCTATATTGCAGCTTATGAAGCCTTAGCTTCTGCCCTCAGAACATTGGTGTCGGCTTTCTCTCCCCTTATCCTGAATATAATCTGGAGAAAGGATTTGACTCATGTACCGCTTTCTGAAGAGGAACAGCTTTTAGATTCCTTGGTTATTACTTTTTTACACAAGATAAACACTATTCTTGGTCTGGGATTTCTGACAAGAACCCGACGGGCAGTTTTGATAAATTGGAAG TGGCGGTGCCTAGAATCACTGTTGTCAATGCCTTATCATGCTTGTAAGGATGGAGTTCAAGTAAAAGGACGTGAATTTTTCTTCTCAGATGATGTGCTTGGACAGATACTTGTTGACCTTGTTGGAAG TCTTGAAAATGCTGCTGAAGATTCTGTTCTGCCTATGCTAAGGTCACTCAGACTGGTTTTGGGGTTGTTTGCTTCCAGTAGATTGGATTCAGCTGTTTCCCCATCTGTTGGTGTGGATACCCAG ATGATGTGGCAGTTGGTTCGTTCTTCATGGGTGTTGCATGTCAGCTGCAAAAAGAGGAGGGTTGCAGCTATTTCTGCACTTTTATCATCTgttcttcatccttctttgTTCAAGGATGAGAGCATGCATGTGACAGAGAGTGGATGTGGGCCTCTCAAATGG TTTGTGGAAATGGTTCTTGAGGAAGGGACGAAAAGTCCACGGACAATTCGTCTAGCAGCATTGCATTTAACAGGAGTTTGGCTTTCAAATCCTACAACCTTAAAGTATTACATTAAGGAACTGAAGCTTCTATCGCTCCATGGTTCTG tTGCATTTGATGAGGATTTTGAATCTGAAATGACTGACAATAATGATGCCAAGCTTGAAGTGTCCTTATTGGCAAATAGTCCTGATGCTGAGTTGACTGAA GCTTTTATAAATACAGAACTGTATGCCCGTGTTTCTGTTGCTGCCCTCTTCTGCAAACTCGCTGACTTGGCTGAAAAGGTTGGATCTACTGAGGCGAATGCTGATTGTCGCGCTGCTCTGGATGCTGGCAAGTTATTTCTGCTAGAGCTCCTTGACGCAGTG GTGAACGAGAAGGATCTTGCAAAGGAGCTGTACAAGAAGTACAGTGCG ATTCATAGGCGCAAAATACGTGCTTGGCAGATGATATGTGCCTTGACTAGATTTGTCAGTCTAGATATAGTGGGGCAAGTTACAGGAAGTTTGCACATATGCCTATAT CGTAACAATCTACCTGCGGTTCGCCAGTACCTAGAGACATTTGCCATTAATGTTTACCTGAAGTTCCCATCCCTGGTGAGGA AGCAATTGGTTCCTATTTTACGAGACCACAATGCAAGGCCTCAG GCACTTTCTTCGTATGTATTTATAGCAGCTAATATCCTTCTACACGCATTTAATGATGTTCAACTCAGGCATTTGGAAGATCTACTTCCTCCTATAATTCCATTGCTGACCTCACATCATCACAGTTTACGTGGATTTACTCAG TTGTTGGTGTATAAAGTTCTACAAAAGTTGTTTCCTGCTGCTGGTCGTGGAGCCTCTGAGTGCGTCCCTCTGGAGAAAAAATGCTTTGAAGATTTGCAAGAGTATCTGACCAACAACCATGATTGTGCACG TTTACGATCATCAATGGAAGGATATCTTGATGCCTATGATCCCAAAGTTTCTGCTACTCCTTCTGGAATTTTCGTCAATCGGGTTGAG GAACTTGAATTTGAATGTGTTCCTATGTCCCTCATGGAGCAAGTGCTTGACTTTTTAAAT GATGTCCGGGGAGATCTGAGATGTTCCATGGCAAAAGATTTGGTTGCCATAAAGAACGAGAGCTTACGTATTGATGAAGATAGCAACCATCAGGAAGTATCATCTAGCACcaacaatgatttttttcttggcCAGCCACCTGGTGATGCTTTAACGAACTTCCAGAAAAAGTTTACGCTTGCCAAACATGATAAACAAGACGCTTTAGTGAGCTCGTTCTTGTGCCTTGATGAGACGAACAAGCTTCTTTCAG AAATGGAGCAAGAGGATCACCTTGTCAATTATATGTTCCCTACGCGAATTGAGACTATGGACAAAAACAGAGCTAGCAGACAAAATATCATCCTTGTAGCATCTTTGCTTGATCGTATACCAAATCTTGCTGGGTTGGCACGGACTTGTGAG GTGTTTAAGGCTTCTGGATTGGCCATTGCAGATGCAAATATCACACGTGATAAGCAGTTCCAACTCATCAG TGTCACTGCAGAGAAGTGGGTACCTATCATAGAAGTCCCTGTGAGAAGTTTGAAAGGTTTCTTGGACAAGAAAAAGCGAGAAGGCTTCTCCGTCGTGGGACTAGAACAAACGGCAAATAGTGTCCCTCTCGATCAGTATGCTTTCCCCACAAACACG GTCCTTGTCCTAGGACGTGAAAAAGAGGGCATACCAGTGGATATCATCCATATTCTGGACGCTTGCATTGAAATTCCCCAGTTGGGAGTGGTTAGATCGCTTAATGTTCACGTCAGTGGTGCCATTGCCCTTTGGGAGTACACTAGACAGCAGAGATCTAAATAG
- the LOC115743146 gene encoding uncharacterized protein LOC115743146 isoform X1: protein MDTAESGGSAAAVVNSLSDSFRRVPRAAIPPLLDCILASTGMPSSLLLNSLLDSFDDFSKDVIKDGENMDSEGHNYIASLVCALCHLLKKCGVTHDVLRSYVWRVFIPLMKMVHAFDCEIQNQIVDSFLEVVTEANAWRVVEVTLVPFLLKSISLSIGMSQKPGSHGVEWRTCSTHDDYNVTKLVIDDEKKLSCSGSLTLPLLCHILAQLFNAALQNAQASLKSEMNLENECHEEKFTGALLYDLCNVAEQLLLLSSEHRSCAILLLLPIIFKAFLTYSCLKISVHGDMCILSRRLFSEKIWKCCRTLFFLGYLERRDAYRVLSLYLSFSACTEKSGHGDTDGEDREFDIRGEKEFWDEMKRGLVDKEGFLRKQSLHILKIALGTNGVDQNCFGGLDKNSCDKQSDTRSLTKREQWAVKEARSLGIGKECNLSESLPDSRWKWEAFLLLYEMLEEYGTHLVEAAWNHQVSSLLHFCGSHYNSGNSGNSGNEAPGCNVVSGEFPNWLSVLWERGFSHDNPQVRCLIMESFLSIHWENYGSCAKALPQSFVLGPFMQGLNDPVHHKNFGLKGAYSSVAIEGATKFLYQYIGHLNARTQMEFLRNLSSLAKQQSFGRAGLMALSECIASAACRIVVDEKCKSESPENGSLDKDQVEHFEEDLPHSDGADILDVLRYVVESCKQHFNPNYRLQVCGKILEAAASVVYSGAVPLEMLLHFISTFPREFIDVGGPLHMKIKEWLFGSPRTVILNSLLDFPRRFINSCHSLGTAFTCDDEELAAWEYEARRWAMVLFLVANDENQLETVLMFIKTHGIDICNQSNNSNWLALKYLILLLSLILELQELQGKTAEVNSNFGIKSTPFPLDTVDPLNNRNTLEEYRKFLCFFLSILEDLVAYAKMSCSIFWSSCEVADVDLPGSVRGKLGGPSQRRLSSSITTAVLQAITSVKAVASISLWCAQMRTEASLNICFDFLWDFLRRTLSASACNSKTGAELYIAAYEALASALRTLVSAFSPLILNIIWRKDLTHVPLSEEEQLLDSLVITFLHKINTILGLGFLTRTRRAVLINWKWRCLESLLSMPYHACKDGVQVKGREFFFSDDVLGQILVDLVGSLENAAEDSVLPMLRSLRLVLGLFASSRLDSAVSPSVGVDTQMMWQLVRSSWVLHVSCKKRRVAAISALLSSVLHPSLFKDESMHVTESGCGPLKWFVEMVLEEGTKSPRTIRLAALHLTGVWLSNPTTLKYYIKELKLLSLHGSVAFDEDFESEMTDNNDAKLEVSLLANSPDAELTEAFINTELYARVSVAALFCKLADLAEKVGSTEANADCRAALDAGKLFLLELLDAVVNEKDLAKELYKKYSAIHRRKIRAWQMICALTRFVSLDIVGQVTGSLHICLYRNNLPAVRQYLETFAINVYLKFPSLVAEQLVPILRDHNARPQALSSYVFIAANILLHAFNDVQLRHLEDLLPPIIPLLTSHHHSLRGFTQLLVYKVLQKLFPAAGRGASECVPLEKKCFEDLQEYLTNNHDCARLRSSMEGYLDAYDPKVSATPSGIFVNRVEELEFECVPMSLMEQVLDFLNDVRGDLRCSMAKDLVAIKNESLRIDEDSNHQEVSSSTNNDFFLGQPPGDALTNFQKKFTLAKHDKQDALVSSFLCLDETNKLLSEMEQEDHLVNYMFPTRIETMDKNRASRQNIILVASLLDRIPNLAGLARTCEVFKASGLAIADANITRDKQFQLISVTAEKWVPIIEVPVRSLKGFLDKKKREGFSVVGLEQTANSVPLDQYAFPTNTVLVLGREKEGIPVDIIHILDACIEIPQLGVVRSLNVHVSGAIALWEYTRQQRSK from the exons AACTCATGATGATTATAATGTAACAAAGTTAGTAATTGACGATGAAAAGAAGCTTTCATGCTCTGGGTCTCTTACATTACCCTTATTGTGTCACATTCTTGCTCAACTATTTAATGCTGCTCTACAAAATGCGCAAGCATCCCTAAAGTCCGAAATGAATTTGGAAAATGAGTGTCATGAAGAGAAGTTCACCGGTGCTTTGCTGTACGATCTTTGCAATGTGGCTGAGCAATTGCTTCTGCTAAGCTCCGAACATCGGTCTTGTGCGATTCTACTCTTGCTCCCCATcattttcaaagcatttttGACTTACAGCTGCTTGAAGATCTCAGTTCATGGGGACATGTGTATACTTTCCAG GAGGCTTTTCtctgaaaaaatttggaagTGTTGCAGAACACTGTTTTTTCTTGGATATTTAGAGAGAAGAGATGCCTACCGTGTCCTCTctctttatttgtctttttctgCATGTACAGAGAAAAGTGGTCATGGTGACACCGATGGTGAAGACAGAGAATTTGATATCCGGGGCGAAAAAGAATTTTGGGATGAAATGAAAAGAGGCTTG GTTGATAAGGAAGGTTTTTTGAGGAAACAGTCATTACATATATTGAAGATCGCCCTAGGAACGAATGGGGTGGACCAGAATTGTTTTGGTGGTTTAGATAAAAATTCATGTGATAAGCAGTCTGATACTCGATCTCTGACAAAGCGGGAGCAATGGGCTGTTAAGGAAGCCAGGTCACTAGGCATAGGGAAAGAGTGCAATTTATCTGAATCTCTACCTGATAGTAGGTGGAAGTGGGAGGCATTCTTGCTGCTTTATGAGATGCTCGAAGAATATGGTACTCACTTGGTTGAAGCAGCTTGGAATCACCAG GTATCCTCGTTGCTTCATTTTTGTGGCTCACATTATAATTCTGGCAATTCTGGCAATTCTGGCAATGAAGCTCCTGGTTGTAACGTTGTTTCTGGCGAATTCCCTAACTGGTTGTCAGTCTTGTGGGAAAGGGGTTTCTCTCATGATAATCCTCAAG TTAGATGCCTGATAATGGAGTCATTTTTGAGCATCCACTGGGAGAACTACGGAAGCTGTGCTAAAGCTCTACCTCAATCTTTTGTTCTTGGTCCATTTATGCAAGGGTTGAATGACCCTGTGCACCACAAGAATTTTG GCTTAAAAGGAGCTTATTCTTCAGTTGCAATCGAAGGTGCTACAAAGTTTCTATACCAATATATCGGTCACCTGAATGCGAG GACACAGATGGAATTTCTGAGGAATCTATCTTCTCTTGCTAAGCAACAATCTTTTGGTAGAGCTGGATTGATGGCCCTTTCTGAATGCATTGCTTCAGCAGCTTGTAGAATTGTAGTGGATGAGAAGTGCAAATCAGAGTCACCTGAAAATGGTTCCCTTGACAAGGATCAAGTGGAACACTTTGAAGAGGATTTGCCTCACTCCGATGGAGCAGACATTCTGGATGTTCTGAGATATGTTGTTGAAAGCTGCAAACAACATTTTAATCCAAATTATCGTCTTCAAG TTTGTGGGAAGATCCTCGAAGCTGCTGCCTCAGTGGTGTATTCTGGTGCTGTGCCTCTTGAGATGCTTCTGCACTTTATTTCTACGTTTCCTCGGGAATTCATTGATGTTGGTG gtCCCTTgcacatgaaaataaaagaatggcTATTTGGTTCTCCTAGGACGGTGATTTTAAATAGTCTTCTAGACTTCCCTAGAAGGTTCATAAATTCTTGTCATTCTCTTGGTACTGCGTTTACTTGTGATGATGAGGAACTTGCCGCTTGGGAATATGAAGCAAGACGGTGGGCTATGGTGCTTTTTCTTGTTGCAAATGATGAAAACCAGTTGGAGACAGTATTGATG TTCATCAAAACTCATGGCATTGACATATGTAACCAAAGCAATAATTCCAATTGGCTTGCTCTGAAGTATCTCATCCTTCTATTAAGCCTGATTCTGGAGCTTCAAGAGTTGCAGGGAAAAACTGCTGAAGTCAACAGCAATTTTGGAATAAAATCTACACCTTTTCCTCTTGATACAGTGGATCCATTGAATAATAGAAACACTTTGGAGGAATATAGAAAGTTTCTCTGCTTTTTCCTCTCTATTCTG GAGGATTTGGTTGCATATGCTAAGATGTCTTGTTCAATATTCTGGTCTAGCTGTGAGGTAGCGGACGTGGACCTGCCTGGTTCTGTGCGGGGAAAGCTTGGAGGTCCTAGTCAACGCCGCTTGTCATCTTCCATCACTACTGCAGTGCTGCAGGCT ATAACGTCTGTCAAGGCTGTTGCTTCTATATCTTTGTGGTGTGCACAGATGAGGACTGAAGCTTCACTAAATATTTGTTTTGACTTTCTGTGGGATTTTTTGCGGAGAACTTTATCAGCTTCAGCTTGTAATTCAAAG ACTGGGGCAGAACTCTATATTGCAGCTTATGAAGCCTTAGCTTCTGCCCTCAGAACATTGGTGTCGGCTTTCTCTCCCCTTATCCTGAATATAATCTGGAGAAAGGATTTGACTCATGTACCGCTTTCTGAAGAGGAACAGCTTTTAGATTCCTTGGTTATTACTTTTTTACACAAGATAAACACTATTCTTGGTCTGGGATTTCTGACAAGAACCCGACGGGCAGTTTTGATAAATTGGAAG TGGCGGTGCCTAGAATCACTGTTGTCAATGCCTTATCATGCTTGTAAGGATGGAGTTCAAGTAAAAGGACGTGAATTTTTCTTCTCAGATGATGTGCTTGGACAGATACTTGTTGACCTTGTTGGAAG TCTTGAAAATGCTGCTGAAGATTCTGTTCTGCCTATGCTAAGGTCACTCAGACTGGTTTTGGGGTTGTTTGCTTCCAGTAGATTGGATTCAGCTGTTTCCCCATCTGTTGGTGTGGATACCCAG ATGATGTGGCAGTTGGTTCGTTCTTCATGGGTGTTGCATGTCAGCTGCAAAAAGAGGAGGGTTGCAGCTATTTCTGCACTTTTATCATCTgttcttcatccttctttgTTCAAGGATGAGAGCATGCATGTGACAGAGAGTGGATGTGGGCCTCTCAAATGG TTTGTGGAAATGGTTCTTGAGGAAGGGACGAAAAGTCCACGGACAATTCGTCTAGCAGCATTGCATTTAACAGGAGTTTGGCTTTCAAATCCTACAACCTTAAAGTATTACATTAAGGAACTGAAGCTTCTATCGCTCCATGGTTCTG tTGCATTTGATGAGGATTTTGAATCTGAAATGACTGACAATAATGATGCCAAGCTTGAAGTGTCCTTATTGGCAAATAGTCCTGATGCTGAGTTGACTGAA GCTTTTATAAATACAGAACTGTATGCCCGTGTTTCTGTTGCTGCCCTCTTCTGCAAACTCGCTGACTTGGCTGAAAAGGTTGGATCTACTGAGGCGAATGCTGATTGTCGCGCTGCTCTGGATGCTGGCAAGTTATTTCTGCTAGAGCTCCTTGACGCAGTG GTGAACGAGAAGGATCTTGCAAAGGAGCTGTACAAGAAGTACAGTGCG ATTCATAGGCGCAAAATACGTGCTTGGCAGATGATATGTGCCTTGACTAGATTTGTCAGTCTAGATATAGTGGGGCAAGTTACAGGAAGTTTGCACATATGCCTATAT CGTAACAATCTACCTGCGGTTCGCCAGTACCTAGAGACATTTGCCATTAATGTTTACCTGAAGTTCCCATCCCTG GTGGCAGAGCAATTGGTTCCTATTTTACGAGACCACAATGCAAGGCCTCAG GCACTTTCTTCGTATGTATTTATAGCAGCTAATATCCTTCTACACGCATTTAATGATGTTCAACTCAGGCATTTGGAAGATCTACTTCCTCCTATAATTCCATTGCTGACCTCACATCATCACAGTTTACGTGGATTTACTCAG TTGTTGGTGTATAAAGTTCTACAAAAGTTGTTTCCTGCTGCTGGTCGTGGAGCCTCTGAGTGCGTCCCTCTGGAGAAAAAATGCTTTGAAGATTTGCAAGAGTATCTGACCAACAACCATGATTGTGCACG TTTACGATCATCAATGGAAGGATATCTTGATGCCTATGATCCCAAAGTTTCTGCTACTCCTTCTGGAATTTTCGTCAATCGGGTTGAG GAACTTGAATTTGAATGTGTTCCTATGTCCCTCATGGAGCAAGTGCTTGACTTTTTAAAT GATGTCCGGGGAGATCTGAGATGTTCCATGGCAAAAGATTTGGTTGCCATAAAGAACGAGAGCTTACGTATTGATGAAGATAGCAACCATCAGGAAGTATCATCTAGCACcaacaatgatttttttcttggcCAGCCACCTGGTGATGCTTTAACGAACTTCCAGAAAAAGTTTACGCTTGCCAAACATGATAAACAAGACGCTTTAGTGAGCTCGTTCTTGTGCCTTGATGAGACGAACAAGCTTCTTTCAG AAATGGAGCAAGAGGATCACCTTGTCAATTATATGTTCCCTACGCGAATTGAGACTATGGACAAAAACAGAGCTAGCAGACAAAATATCATCCTTGTAGCATCTTTGCTTGATCGTATACCAAATCTTGCTGGGTTGGCACGGACTTGTGAG GTGTTTAAGGCTTCTGGATTGGCCATTGCAGATGCAAATATCACACGTGATAAGCAGTTCCAACTCATCAG TGTCACTGCAGAGAAGTGGGTACCTATCATAGAAGTCCCTGTGAGAAGTTTGAAAGGTTTCTTGGACAAGAAAAAGCGAGAAGGCTTCTCCGTCGTGGGACTAGAACAAACGGCAAATAGTGTCCCTCTCGATCAGTATGCTTTCCCCACAAACACG GTCCTTGTCCTAGGACGTGAAAAAGAGGGCATACCAGTGGATATCATCCATATTCTGGACGCTTGCATTGAAATTCCCCAGTTGGGAGTGGTTAGATCGCTTAATGTTCACGTCAGTGGTGCCATTGCCCTTTGGGAGTACACTAGACAGCAGAGATCTAAATAG